A window of Corvus cornix cornix isolate S_Up_H32 chromosome 4, ASM73873v5, whole genome shotgun sequence contains these coding sequences:
- the ARSJ gene encoding arylsulfatase J isoform X2: MELRALPSSPFPMRCAPGIQQDPMCPLQTYQIHTGLQHSIIRPTQPNCLPLDNVTLPQKLKEVGYSTHMVGKWHLGFYRRECMPTQRGFDSFFGSLLGSGDYYTHFKCDSPGICGYDLYENDNAAWDHDNGIYSTQMYTQKVQQILASHNPRKPIFLYIAYQAVHSPLQAPGRYFEHYRSINNINRRRYAAMLACLDEAINNVTLALRKYGYYENSIIIYSSDNGGQPMAGGSNWPLRGSKGTYWEGGIRAVGFVHSPLLKNKGSVCKELVHITDWFPTLITLAEGQIDEDIQLDGYDVWETISEGRRSPRVDILHNIDPIYTKAKNGSWAAGYGIWNTAIQSAIRVNHWKLLTGNPGYSDWVPPQAFSNAGPNRWHNERVSWSAGKTVWLFNITADPYERVDLSARHPEVVKQLLRRLSQFNKTAVPVRYPPKDPRSNPKLNGGVWGPWFKEDEKKKKSDKSKGANKQKKSKNRKKANQKKGQSFHCRSRLAGG, from the coding sequence GTACCAGATCCACACGGGGCTGCAGCACTCCATCATCCGGCCAACGCAGCCCAACTGCTTACCTCTGGATAACGTCACGCTACCTCAGAAGCTCAAGGAGGTCGGGTATTCCACTCACATGGTGGGCAAGTGGCACCTGGGCTTCTACCGCAGGGAGTGCATGCCCACGCAGAGGGGGTTCGACTCCTTCTTCGGCTCGCTCCTGGGCAGCGGCGACTACTACACCCACTTCAAGTGCGACAGCCCCGGGATATGCGGCTACGACCTGTATGAGAACGACAACGCCGCCTGGGACCATGACAATGGCATCTACTCCACACAGATGTACACGCAGAAAGTGCAGCAGATCCTGGCTTCTCATAACCCCAGGAAACCCATATTCCTGTATATTGCCTACCAAGCTGTCCATTCGCCTCTTCAGGCACCGGGCAGGTATTTTGAACATTACCGCTCGATAAACAACATCAATAGGCGGCGATACGCAGCCATGCTGGCCTGCTTGGATGAGGCCATAAATAATGTGACCCTGGCTCTGAGGAAGTATGGCTACTACGAGAACAGCATTATCATTTATTCTTCTGATAACGGTGGGCAGCCAATGGCCGGAGGCAGTAACTGGCCTCTCCGAGGAAGCAAAGGCACCTATTGGGAAGGAGGTATCCGCGCTGTTGGGTTTGTGCACAGCCcccttctgaaaaacaaaggatCTGTGTGCAAGGAGCTGGTGCACATCACGGACTGGTTCCCCACGCTGATCACCCTGGCGGAGGGGCAGATCGATGAAGACATCCAGCTGGACGGCTACGATGTGTGGGAGACCATCAGTGAGGGCAGGCGTTCCCCGCGGGTGGACATCCTGCACAACATCGACCCGATCTACACCAAAGCCAAGAACGGCTCCTGGGCCGCTGGCTATGGCATCTGGAACACTGCCATCCAGTCTGCCATCAGAGTGAATCACTGGAAACTGCTGACGGGAAACCCGGGATACAGCGACTGGGTGCCTCCACAGGCCTTCAGCAACGCGGGTCCCAACCGCTGGCACAACGAGCGCGTCTCCTGGTCAGCCGGGAAAACCGTGTGGCTCTTCAACATCACGGCCGACCCCTATGAGCGCGTGGACCTGTCTGCCAGGCACCCAGAGGtggtgaagcagctgctgcGGAGGCTCTCGCAGTTCAACAAGACAGCGGTGCCTGTCCGCTACCCGCCCAAGGACCCTCGCAGTAACCCCAAGCTCAACGGAGGAGTCTGGGGGCCGTGGTTTAAggaggatgaaaagaaaaagaaatcagataaAAGCAAAGGTGCGAATAAGCAGAAGAAGagcaagaacaggaaaaaagcaaatcagaaaaAGGGGCAGTCGTTTCATTGCCGGTCACGTCTTGCTGGTGGGTAA